The sequence CTATTCAGTGCATGAATTTGATGTTCGGTCTGCCGGAGACAGCGGGGCTGGGCAGTATTTCGCTCCTGCCCTGAGGTGAGGGCTGCCTGACAATTCTTGACTGTTTTACTAGGATAAGAGGATAATTGTCGGGCACGCATCGTGCGAAGGTAAGAGGTGAAACATGTCAGCAGTTGAAGAATTTACGCCGTCGGTACTGCAGTTAACCGACAGGGCCGTGGCCAAAGTCCGGCACCTGATGGAAGACGAAGCCAATGACGAGCTGAAGCTTCGCGTGTTTGTCACCGGTGGTGGCTGCTCCGGCTTTCAGTATGGCTTCACCTTTGACGAGTTGGCTGATGAAGACGATACGCTGGTAGAAAAAGACGGTGTCGTTGTGCTGGTTGACCCGCTCAGCTATCAGTATATTGAGGGCGCCCAGCTCGACTATACCGAGGGGCTGGAAGGTTCGCGCTTTGTTGTCAGCAATCCCAATGCGACAACCACCTGTGGCTGCGGTTCGTCTTTCGCTGTGTAAACGTCAAAAAATTGCGCTGGATCAGTATTTTCTCTATTGGTTCGGCGCGTGCTGCGATTTCCTGACTTAAATCAATCTCCCTGCACTTCCCGTCCGCTGTAATGGTTTCCACACAATTTCATGCGTGGAGACGTCAAAATGAAAAAACTCAGTGTAGCGATGTCACTAGCGGCAGCCGTTGCTGCCCCCTCGGTATTCGCAGATAGCTTGGGTTATAAGCCTGGACAATGGGTGGTGCGTGCTGGTGCGACACAGGTCGAGCCGCGCGAAGACAGTGATGATATTAAGCTGAATGGCAGTGTGCTGATGCTGGGGGGCGGTTTGTTGACGCCAGGGCAAAGTTCGTCCGTTGGTATTAATAGCGATACTCAGCTCGGCTTAACGGTTGAGTATATGCTTACTGAAAACTGGGGTGTGGAACTGTTGGCTGCTAAGCCCTTCGAGCATACCGCATCGGGCAAAGGTTACATCCAAGGCTTGGATGTTGCCGACTTCAAACACCTTCCTCCCACGCTGAGCGCGGTCTATCACTTCTCGTCATTGGGCGCTCTTCAGCCATATGTTGGCGCGGGGATTAACTACACCTTCATTTACGATGAAGAGTTGACCCCCGAGGCGGAAGCGACATTTGCCAGCCTTGGGCTGAATAACGGCAAAATGAAACTGGATGACTCGATTGGTGTTGCCCTTCAGGCGGGGGTGGACTACCACGTGGATGAGCACTGGTTAGTCAATGCATCCGTACGTTGGATCGATATCGATACCGAAGCCAAAATTCAGTTCTCTAGTGGCGATAAGCTGACTACGGATATTGAGGTAGATCCCATGGTGTACACCCTGAGCGTAGGCTATAAATTCTAAGCTATACAAAGTGCTTAGGCGGGGTAGATTGCCCCCAATAGACGGGCGCCCCTGGCGCCCGTTACGCAGGGGACATTTCCGTGAATGCCATTCAGCGTTGCGTGGGCGAGCCATGCGAAGGCAGCGGCCTCAACCCAATTGGGATGTATGTCCAGCGTTGAGGTGTCTTCAACTCGGCTTCCCGGCATAAGTTCGGCGATTCGCTGTCTCAATGCCGTATTGTGGGCGCCGCCACCGCATAGATACAGTTCAGGCTCGGATAAATGCTCTTTACTGATGGCATCAACGAGAGTTACTGCTGTCAGTTCAAGCAGTGTGGCTTGAACATCTTCTTGGGGTATTTCCTCCAGCGCTGACAATTGCGCTTGGATCATTGCGAGGTTGTAGTCTTCTCTGCCCGTGCTTTTCGGTCCTGCTAGCTGGTAATAGGGGTTGTCGAGAAGGCCTTTCAGCAAGGCGTTGTTAACACGTCCTGTTGAGGCCCATTCGCCATCGCGATCGTAGTGCCGGTTTTTACAGTGTTGTATCCAGCTGTCCAGCAGAACATTGCCGGGGCCAGTGTCAAAGCCGCTGACGTCACCGCTTTTACGCAGTACGCTGATATTAGCCATGCCGCCAATGTTAGCGATCACTCGGTCACGCAATGCGTCGCCAAACGCCGCCTTGTGGAAAGCCGGGACCAGGGGGGCACCTTGGCCGCCGGCCGAGATATCGCGACGCCTGAAATCGGCAACGACATTGATACCGGTCATTTCCGCGAGGGTATTCGGGTCGCCAATCTGAAGTGTGAAGGTGTCGTCGAGTGCTTGCTTTGCGTTGCCTGGTCTGTGGCGAATCGTCTGGCCATGGCTGCCAATGGCGGCAATCGCAGAGGTCTCGATAGACTGCTCGTTAAGGAACTGGATAACCGCTTTGGCAAGTGTCTGGCCGAGTTGACGGTCAGCTCGCCCCATCCTTTCTATTTCGTCGTTGCCGGGCTGGCACAGCGCTAACAGATTGCTGCGCAATACTGGAGGAAAGGGGTAATCCTGTGCTGCCAGCAGTGTAATCTCGGGAGTGGTTTCTATCAGTGCGACATCAATAGCGTCGAGGCTGGTGCCGCACATCAGGCCAATATACTGAGAGGAGGGCACTAGCCTTCGCTGCCGTAGTTACGTTGTGCTGCGTAGGTGCGCAGTTGTAATTGCAGGCCGCTGATCTGGCTCAAGAAGTCTGGCATCGCTGCCTGGCTCACCTTGGTGGGCGGCGGGAGCTTGTCGACAATCGTTGCCGGGTTCCTGTGAACGCCGTTCATCAGAAACTCGTAATGCAAGTGTGGTCCCGTTGCGTAGCCGGTTGAGCCGACCCAGCCAATCGTTTCCCGCTGGCGAACACGCTCGCCTTTGGACACCGCGCGTTTGTGCAGGTGGAGGTACTTGGTTACGTAAGCTTCGCCATGCTTGATAAACACGTAGTTGCCGTTGGCCTTTGAATAGCCGGCTTCCTGTACGCGGCCGTCACCGGCGGCATAGACCGGTGTCCCGCGGGAGGCTGCGTAATCAATGCCTCGATGTGGGCGGACAGTTTTGAAAACCGGGTGCAGACGTTTTGGGTCAAAGCGTGAGCTGATACGGGTGAAATCCAGTGGTGCTCTCAGGAACGCCTTGCGCATGCTTTCTCCACGTTCGGAGAAGTAATCCACATCGCCTTCTTTATTGATGTAGCGATAGGCCTCAAACGAATCGCCCTGGTTAAAGTACTGTGCCGCAAGTATCTGGCCGCTGCCGAGGTGCTCGCCATTAAGGTAGAGCTCTTCGTAGATCACGATAAAATAATCGTTCTTGCGCACATCGTAGACGAAGTCCAGTACCCCGCCGAAGATGTTGGCCAGCTCCATAATGATGCTCTGGTTAACCCCGGCATCTTGCGCCGCTTTGTACAGTGAGCTGGTGATGGTAGCGCTGGCGACGCGCTGGCGCACTTCCGGAGTCTCGCTGACTTCGGTAGTCGTAAAGCCCGTCACGCCGCGTTCATAAACCAAGCTGTTCAGCTTGTCGATCTGCAGGCTCATGGCGCTGAGCTTGCCGTTGTCGTCAACCTGGAAGCCCAGCTTTTGGCCGGGGCGTATGGTGTTAAGCGCCTTGGTTTTTTTCGCGGTGCTGATCAGCTCATGCAGGTCCTGAGGTGTCAGCTTGGCCCGGCTGAAAATGCTGGATAGTGAATCGCCGGGGCGAACTTCCATTTCCAACCATTCCTGTTCAGGCTCTGTGAAAGCGTAGGTCTCTTCTGCTGGGGACTCGATAGCCGCGCGCGGTGTCAGGTCCAGATTGAGCGGGATGGCAGTGCGCTTGGCTTCGGCATTTTCCCCGGGAAGCATTAGCAATGAAACGCCCAGCGCAATCAGTGTTGAAGCGGCAATAGCGAGATGTCGACGCGGAAAGCGGACGCTGTCCTTCGGCTCGGCATGACGTTTTAGACTGCGGTTGAACATCTTGAATCCGGTTAATGTGACGCTGGCGAAATTTTGTGCATTATAACAAAGGCGCAAAGTGGCAAAAGTCGTATTTGCCGAAACTTCATGTAGATTCTAGCTTTTAGCGCCCGGTCTGTCAGCCGCGCCGCGTTTCCTTTTGATGGGGCTTGTTGTATCTTGCTCAGCCCTTGGCGGTCCCTGCCATGCGCGCCGAGCTGAATGTCGGTCGGCGATCTAAAGACAACTGTATATATAGAAGGTTCTGAAATGACGAGGCTCAATACCGGGTTACTGGCCGAACTGGAGGCGCGCGGA comes from Spongiibacter tropicus DSM 19543 and encodes:
- a CDS encoding OmpW/AlkL family protein, producing MKKLSVAMSLAAAVAAPSVFADSLGYKPGQWVVRAGATQVEPREDSDDIKLNGSVLMLGGGLLTPGQSSSVGINSDTQLGLTVEYMLTENWGVELLAAKPFEHTASGKGYIQGLDVADFKHLPPTLSAVYHFSSLGALQPYVGAGINYTFIYDEELTPEAEATFASLGLNNGKMKLDDSIGVALQAGVDYHVDEHWLVNASVRWIDIDTEAKIQFSSGDKLTTDIEVDPMVYTLSVGYKF
- the erpA gene encoding iron-sulfur cluster insertion protein ErpA; protein product: MSAVEEFTPSVLQLTDRAVAKVRHLMEDEANDELKLRVFVTGGGCSGFQYGFTFDELADEDDTLVEKDGVVVLVDPLSYQYIEGAQLDYTEGLEGSRFVVSNPNATTTCGCGSSFAV
- a CDS encoding peptidoglycan DD-metalloendopeptidase family protein — translated: MFNRSLKRHAEPKDSVRFPRRHLAIAASTLIALGVSLLMLPGENAEAKRTAIPLNLDLTPRAAIESPAEETYAFTEPEQEWLEMEVRPGDSLSSIFSRAKLTPQDLHELISTAKKTKALNTIRPGQKLGFQVDDNGKLSAMSLQIDKLNSLVYERGVTGFTTTEVSETPEVRQRVASATITSSLYKAAQDAGVNQSIIMELANIFGGVLDFVYDVRKNDYFIVIYEELYLNGEHLGSGQILAAQYFNQGDSFEAYRYINKEGDVDYFSERGESMRKAFLRAPLDFTRISSRFDPKRLHPVFKTVRPHRGIDYAASRGTPVYAAGDGRVQEAGYSKANGNYVFIKHGEAYVTKYLHLHKRAVSKGERVRQRETIGWVGSTGYATGPHLHYEFLMNGVHRNPATIVDKLPPPTKVSQAAMPDFLSQISGLQLQLRTYAAQRNYGSEG
- a CDS encoding anhydro-N-acetylmuramic acid kinase; the encoded protein is MPSSQYIGLMCGTSLDAIDVALIETTPEITLLAAQDYPFPPVLRSNLLALCQPGNDEIERMGRADRQLGQTLAKAVIQFLNEQSIETSAIAAIGSHGQTIRHRPGNAKQALDDTFTLQIGDPNTLAEMTGINVVADFRRRDISAGGQGAPLVPAFHKAAFGDALRDRVIANIGGMANISVLRKSGDVSGFDTGPGNVLLDSWIQHCKNRHYDRDGEWASTGRVNNALLKGLLDNPYYQLAGPKSTGREDYNLAMIQAQLSALEEIPQEDVQATLLELTAVTLVDAISKEHLSEPELYLCGGGAHNTALRQRIAELMPGSRVEDTSTLDIHPNWVEAAAFAWLAHATLNGIHGNVPCVTGARGARLLGAIYPA